One segment of Marinobacter sediminum DNA contains the following:
- a CDS encoding fatty acid--CoA ligase, translated as MAQTRILPPADNAYQYPLLIKQLLLSGPRYSPDQEIVYANRSKYTYTDLVERIHRLANALTDAGVKAGDTVAVMDWDTPRYLECFFAVPMIGAILHTINIRLSPDQIVYTMNHAEDDVVLVHDDFLPILDSVKDEIKTVKTYIQLTDEASAKSTKLETAGEYEAMLSSASTEFDFPDFDENSVATTFYTTGTTGNPKGVYFSHRQLVLHTLAMTGSLSAHDEMPLLRSSSVYMPVTPMFHVHAWGVPYAATMMGIKQVYPGRYEPELLVDLLKEHKVTFSHCVPTIMQMMMATESIKTADLSNWHVLIGGSALTKGLCDAGAKLGIHMYTAYGMSETCPLLSATHLTPEDMELPLEQQTATRVKTGIAAPMVELDIFDPDGKPVAHDGEAKGEVVARAPWLTQSYFKEKEKGEELWQGGWLHTGDVASMEPDHTLVIKDRIKDVIKTGGEWLSSLDLENLISQHPAVAGAAVVGVPDEKWGERPHALVMLKPGEQASLEDIQNHLKKFVEAGEINKWAIPEQMDFVEDIPKTSVGKINKKLIRDQLK; from the coding sequence ATGGCACAGACCCGAATTCTCCCGCCGGCGGATAATGCCTATCAGTATCCGCTGCTGATCAAGCAACTTCTGCTATCCGGTCCGCGCTACTCGCCAGATCAGGAAATCGTGTATGCCAATCGCAGCAAGTACACCTACACCGACCTGGTAGAACGCATTCATCGCCTGGCCAACGCCCTGACCGATGCGGGCGTAAAAGCAGGCGACACCGTGGCTGTGATGGACTGGGATACCCCCCGCTATCTGGAGTGTTTTTTTGCAGTCCCAATGATTGGCGCGATTCTGCACACGATTAATATACGCCTTTCACCGGATCAGATCGTTTACACCATGAACCACGCCGAAGACGATGTGGTCCTGGTACACGATGATTTCCTGCCGATTCTTGACTCAGTCAAAGACGAAATCAAAACAGTCAAAACCTATATTCAGCTCACCGATGAGGCATCCGCCAAGTCCACGAAGCTGGAGACTGCCGGCGAATACGAAGCCATGCTCTCCAGCGCCAGCACAGAGTTCGACTTTCCGGACTTTGACGAGAACAGTGTCGCAACCACCTTTTACACCACCGGCACCACTGGCAACCCGAAAGGCGTTTACTTCAGCCATCGGCAGCTGGTTCTCCACACACTGGCGATGACCGGTTCACTCTCTGCGCACGATGAAATGCCGCTTCTTCGCTCCAGTTCGGTATATATGCCGGTTACTCCCATGTTCCACGTTCATGCCTGGGGCGTTCCCTACGCCGCCACCATGATGGGCATCAAACAGGTGTATCCAGGCCGGTATGAACCGGAACTGCTGGTCGACCTGCTTAAGGAGCACAAGGTCACCTTCTCTCACTGCGTACCGACCATCATGCAGATGATGATGGCGACCGAATCCATTAAAACCGCAGACCTGAGCAACTGGCATGTATTGATCGGCGGCAGTGCCCTGACCAAGGGACTGTGCGACGCCGGTGCCAAGCTCGGCATTCACATGTACACCGCGTACGGCATGTCCGAGACCTGCCCACTGCTGAGCGCTACCCATCTGACCCCGGAAGACATGGAACTGCCACTGGAGCAGCAGACTGCCACACGGGTCAAGACCGGCATTGCAGCGCCCATGGTGGAGCTTGATATCTTCGACCCGGACGGCAAGCCAGTTGCCCACGACGGTGAGGCCAAAGGCGAGGTGGTGGCACGAGCGCCCTGGCTGACCCAGAGCTACTTCAAGGAAAAAGAGAAGGGTGAGGAATTGTGGCAAGGTGGCTGGCTACACACCGGTGATGTCGCATCCATGGAGCCTGACCACACACTGGTCATCAAGGACCGCATCAAGGACGTGATCAAGACCGGCGGTGAATGGCTGTCCTCACTGGACCTCGAAAACCTGATCAGTCAGCATCCGGCCGTCGCCGGCGCAGCCGTAGTCGGTGTACCCGACGAGAAGTGGGGAGAACGTCCGCACGCACTTGTGATGCTTAAGCCAGGAGAGCAGGCAAGTCTGGAAGATATCCAGAATCACCTGAAAAAGTTTGTTGAAGCTGGTGAAATCAACAAGTGGGCCATCCCTGAGCAGATGGATTTCGTTGAGGATATTCCCAAGACCAGTGTTGGCAAGATCAACAAGAAGCTGATCCGGGACCAGCTAAAGTAA
- a CDS encoding D-amino acid dehydrogenase, giving the protein MHILVLGAGVVGTTTAWFLQKQGHQVTVIDRQNQAGLETSYANGGQVSVSHAEPWANPSAPLKVLKWLTRPDAPLLFRPRFDPAQWRWAIAFLTECTSAKAAHNIRQMVNLGSYSRSQLQALRKDADVEYDHLEKGIIHFYTNPAEFDGAIEPTRIMQELGCDRQIIDADRAIELEPALKPIKNRIAGATYTSEDESGDALMFTQNLAKRCVEAGVEFRFGTEILGFEHAGDRILGVQTIREGRHETLRGDSYVLSLGSYSAILARKIGLFLNIYPAKGYSITVPVNNEEAAYNVSLTDDEYKLVFSRLGDSLRVAGTAELNGYSRDLNLSRCRAIVRRTAEIMPEAGLWDQAEFWTGLRPATPSNVPYVGKSHFANLYLNTGHGTLGWTHSCGSAAALADIVDGRKPEVDFTFSGV; this is encoded by the coding sequence ATGCATATACTGGTTTTAGGTGCGGGTGTGGTTGGCACGACCACCGCCTGGTTTCTGCAGAAGCAGGGCCACCAGGTAACGGTGATCGACCGACAGAATCAAGCCGGATTGGAAACCAGTTACGCCAATGGGGGGCAGGTCTCGGTTTCTCACGCGGAGCCCTGGGCCAACCCATCCGCCCCCCTGAAAGTTCTCAAGTGGCTGACCCGGCCTGATGCACCGCTGCTTTTCCGCCCCCGTTTTGACCCGGCCCAGTGGCGTTGGGCCATCGCCTTTCTGACCGAGTGCACGTCTGCAAAGGCAGCACACAATATCCGCCAGATGGTTAATCTTGGCAGCTACAGCCGAAGCCAGCTTCAGGCTCTGCGTAAAGATGCGGATGTCGAATACGACCATCTGGAGAAAGGCATCATTCATTTCTACACCAATCCCGCTGAGTTTGACGGCGCGATAGAACCGACCCGGATCATGCAGGAACTGGGCTGCGACCGGCAGATTATTGATGCTGATCGAGCCATTGAGCTGGAGCCGGCGCTGAAGCCGATCAAGAACAGGATTGCCGGTGCCACCTATACCTCGGAAGATGAGTCCGGTGATGCCCTGATGTTCACTCAGAACCTCGCGAAGCGCTGTGTCGAGGCAGGTGTGGAGTTCCGGTTCGGCACCGAAATCCTTGGCTTCGAGCATGCCGGAGATCGCATTCTGGGCGTCCAGACCATCAGGGAAGGCCGCCACGAAACGTTGCGTGGTGACTCCTATGTTCTAAGTCTTGGCAGCTATAGCGCAATACTCGCCAGGAAGATCGGGCTGTTCCTGAATATTTATCCGGCCAAGGGCTACTCGATTACGGTTCCAGTCAACAATGAAGAGGCGGCTTATAACGTCAGTCTCACTGACGACGAATACAAGCTGGTGTTCTCTCGACTTGGTGACAGTCTGCGTGTGGCTGGCACGGCGGAATTGAATGGGTATAGCCGAGACCTCAACCTTAGCCGTTGCCGCGCTATTGTACGCCGTACGGCTGAAATCATGCCGGAGGCGGGACTCTGGGATCAGGCAGAATTCTGGACCGGACTGCGCCCGGCTACTCCCTCCAATGTGCCATACGTTGGCAAGAGCCACTTCGCCAACCTCTACCTGAATACCGGCCACGGCACTCTGGGCTGGACTCACTCCTGTGGTTCTGCTGCAGCACTGGCGGATATCGTCGATGGCCGCAAGCCGGAGGTGGATTTTACGTTCTCCGGTGTGTGA
- a CDS encoding translation initiation factor Sui1 translates to MKKRSEGGLVFSTEQGRMCPDCRNPVSECTCGHPSRPAGDGVVRVSRETKGRKGKGVTLVTGIPLDDKELKSLAKVLKAKCGTGGTVKDGVVEIQGDQRDILVPLLQAKGWTVKRSGG, encoded by the coding sequence ATGAAAAAACGATCTGAAGGCGGCCTGGTTTTTTCCACCGAGCAAGGGCGGATGTGCCCGGACTGTCGTAACCCGGTATCCGAATGTACCTGTGGACATCCCTCTCGCCCAGCCGGTGACGGTGTTGTGCGGGTTAGCCGGGAAACCAAGGGGCGCAAAGGTAAGGGCGTGACCCTGGTGACAGGTATTCCTCTGGATGACAAAGAACTCAAGTCGTTAGCCAAGGTATTGAAAGCAAAATGCGGTACTGGTGGCACGGTGAAGGACGGGGTTGTGGAGATTCAGGGCGATCAGCGCGATATCCTGGTTCCGCTTCTGCAAGCGAAAGGCTGGACGGTCAAGCGGTCCGGTGGCTGA
- a CDS encoding DUF4136 domain-containing protein — protein MRFLMMSVIALVLSGCASNVVTDYNSSVVFGTYSSWAFAPNAGNSSFVSLDGNRVQGAVERELNRKALRKVPEGEADLLVNWQIVEQERLEQSGLGLGFGFGTGNFGWGLSAPPPIRQIQEGKLVVELVDTKTDQIVWRAASRRYLNESQSPETRRELIDEVVAEMFSKYPPGLD, from the coding sequence ATGCGTTTTCTGATGATGTCCGTGATTGCTCTGGTGCTATCGGGTTGTGCCAGCAATGTGGTCACGGATTACAACTCCTCCGTGGTGTTCGGTACTTACTCATCCTGGGCTTTTGCTCCGAATGCGGGCAACTCCTCATTCGTTTCACTGGATGGCAACCGGGTGCAGGGTGCCGTCGAGCGGGAACTGAATCGCAAGGCATTGCGCAAGGTGCCCGAAGGCGAGGCTGATCTGCTGGTGAACTGGCAGATCGTGGAACAGGAACGGCTGGAGCAGTCCGGACTGGGTCTCGGGTTCGGTTTCGGCACTGGCAATTTCGGATGGGGACTCTCAGCGCCTCCTCCTATTCGTCAGATTCAGGAAGGTAAACTTGTGGTGGAACTCGTGGATACCAAGACCGACCAGATCGTCTGGCGCGCTGCCAGTCGTCGCTACCTCAATGAAAGCCAGTCCCCCGAGACTCGCCGTGAGCTGATTGATGAGGTGGTCGCGGAAATGTTTTCCAAGTACCCTCCGGGCCTTGATTAA
- a CDS encoding YigZ family protein, giving the protein MSKDYPVPAGYLERETEVKKSRFIARVAPVSSREEVKAWLDQAHRDHPDARHVCWAYQIGRPGSAAEAAMNDDGEPSGTAGKPILSVIQHKDMGDVLVMVIRYFGGIKLGAGGLVRAYAGAAESVLSAVERVVQKPVITATVTMSFADEQPLRHWCEVHGGVVELVDYGAVVTATISVPEDQSDDFGAFCEAQKLDYSFER; this is encoded by the coding sequence ATGAGTAAAGATTACCCCGTCCCGGCAGGATACCTTGAGCGGGAGACGGAAGTGAAGAAAAGCCGTTTTATTGCTCGTGTTGCACCGGTCAGCTCGAGGGAAGAGGTAAAAGCCTGGTTGGATCAGGCTCACCGTGACCACCCCGATGCCCGCCACGTCTGCTGGGCCTATCAGATTGGTCGACCGGGTTCTGCGGCAGAGGCGGCCATGAATGATGATGGTGAGCCTTCCGGTACGGCCGGAAAGCCGATCCTGAGTGTGATCCAGCACAAGGACATGGGTGATGTTCTGGTCATGGTCATCCGATACTTTGGGGGCATCAAGCTCGGTGCAGGCGGCCTGGTCAGGGCTTATGCTGGTGCCGCTGAAAGTGTTCTCTCTGCGGTTGAGCGAGTGGTCCAGAAGCCCGTGATCACCGCCACGGTAACCATGTCGTTCGCCGATGAGCAGCCCTTGCGGCACTGGTGCGAGGTACACGGTGGCGTTGTCGAGCTGGTTGATTATGGCGCCGTAGTGACTGCGACAATCTCTGTGCCTGAGGATCAGTCTGATGATTTTGGTGCGTTCTGTGAGGCCCAAAAACTGGATTACAGTTTTGAAAGATGA
- a CDS encoding sensor histidine kinase — MKKRMMFPLFWRIFLSIWLAMAITVVVSNLATRTLLDRERQAIERQVGLRELALEAIRVRETEGRGDAWRFLRTQGERLELRLILIERDRHDGRLPSFIRDRMKSGWYPQKPAVIDVTDNYSLVAWPRVNGEGWLDPKFFRFIELGLAFVLITLACWWIARMVSQPLKHMESTAQRIAGGKTSLRVSDKIASRRDEVGQLAAAFNAMTEQLCSLLERQKHLLRDISHDLRTPLTRQRIAIELASDSGADEQLIASILRQNERLEAMTSQILTLYRVADQGGDFEREAVKPVSLVNHVLRDAADYAEHQGVDCKLVAESDMANVSVLGDAGLLQRAFDNILQNALDHTPPGKQVRIRASVSDGWVSIDIVDEGPGVDDELVQHLFEPFFRADKSRGGKGWGLGLAIARDIISAHDGEIRAVNGQSGGLRVTVRLPVFTIA, encoded by the coding sequence GTGAAAAAACGGATGATGTTCCCGCTGTTCTGGCGGATTTTTCTGTCGATCTGGCTGGCGATGGCGATTACGGTCGTCGTCAGCAATCTGGCCACCAGAACCTTGCTGGACCGGGAGCGGCAGGCCATTGAGCGCCAGGTTGGCTTGCGGGAGCTGGCTCTGGAAGCCATTCGGGTTCGGGAAACTGAAGGTCGGGGCGACGCCTGGCGGTTTCTGAGAACCCAGGGTGAACGCCTCGAACTTCGTCTTATTCTGATTGAGCGGGATAGGCATGATGGGCGTTTGCCTTCATTCATTCGCGACCGTATGAAATCTGGCTGGTACCCCCAGAAACCCGCCGTGATTGACGTAACGGATAACTATAGTTTGGTTGCCTGGCCACGTGTAAACGGGGAGGGTTGGCTGGATCCGAAGTTTTTCCGTTTCATTGAATTGGGCCTGGCATTCGTGCTCATTACCCTGGCATGTTGGTGGATTGCCCGCATGGTTTCGCAGCCACTGAAACACATGGAAAGCACCGCGCAAAGGATCGCGGGTGGCAAGACGTCGCTGCGGGTCAGTGACAAAATCGCCAGTCGCCGTGATGAAGTCGGTCAGTTGGCCGCGGCTTTCAACGCTATGACCGAGCAGCTTTGCAGTCTGCTGGAACGACAAAAACATCTTCTGCGGGATATCTCCCATGACCTGAGAACGCCGCTCACGCGACAGCGTATTGCGATCGAACTTGCGAGCGACAGTGGCGCCGACGAACAGCTAATCGCGAGCATCCTGCGCCAGAACGAACGTCTGGAAGCCATGACCTCTCAGATCCTGACTCTGTACCGGGTTGCTGATCAGGGCGGGGATTTCGAGCGCGAGGCGGTGAAACCGGTAAGCCTGGTCAATCACGTCTTACGGGATGCGGCTGATTACGCAGAACACCAGGGTGTGGACTGCAAGCTTGTGGCTGAGTCGGATATGGCGAATGTTTCGGTGCTGGGGGATGCCGGTCTGCTGCAGCGGGCGTTCGACAATATTCTGCAGAACGCGCTGGACCATACCCCGCCCGGTAAACAGGTCCGGATCAGGGCATCCGTGTCTGATGGCTGGGTGAGCATTGATATCGTGGACGAAGGGCCGGGGGTTGATGATGAACTTGTGCAGCACCTGTTCGAGCCGTTCTTCCGGGCTGACAAGTCACGGGGTGGAAAGGGCTGGGGCTTGGGTCTTGCAATTGCCCGGGATATCATCAGCGCTCACGATGGCGAGATTCGGGCGGTCAATGGCCAATCTGGCGGGCTAAGGGTTACGGTTCGGTTGCCGGTGTTTACGATCGCCTGA
- a CDS encoding response regulator transcription factor codes for MQNRVLLVEDDDELRELLARYLTNQGFTVREAANGRDGLALALGQGCDIVVLDIMLPDISGLEVLRELRAETHLPVVLLTARGDETDRIVGFEVGADDYIPKPCNPRELVARLQALLRRIAWDQKTEVNAARVYGDLKVEPGHRRILHNDCPLELTATEYEVLQVLLAHAGSVVRKTDLMQWALGRRLEAYDRTLDMHISNLRKKLGNEDPPRIETVRGLGYSYRVPV; via the coding sequence ATGCAGAATCGGGTACTGCTCGTAGAAGATGATGACGAATTGCGGGAATTGTTGGCCCGTTACCTGACAAATCAGGGATTTACCGTGCGTGAAGCGGCCAACGGCCGGGATGGTCTGGCACTGGCGCTGGGACAGGGCTGCGATATTGTGGTTCTGGATATCATGCTCCCTGATATCAGTGGCCTGGAAGTGCTACGCGAGCTGCGCGCGGAAACCCACTTGCCGGTTGTGCTGCTCACCGCCCGGGGCGATGAAACAGACCGTATTGTGGGATTTGAGGTTGGAGCCGACGATTACATTCCAAAGCCCTGCAATCCCAGAGAGCTGGTTGCCCGCCTGCAGGCGCTCCTGCGACGTATTGCCTGGGACCAGAAAACCGAAGTGAACGCTGCCCGCGTGTACGGGGACCTGAAAGTGGAACCTGGTCACCGCCGTATTCTGCATAACGACTGCCCACTTGAATTGACCGCCACCGAGTACGAAGTCCTGCAGGTATTACTGGCTCACGCCGGCAGCGTGGTTCGCAAAACCGATCTGATGCAATGGGCTCTGGGAAGACGGCTGGAAGCCTATGATCGAACATTGGATATGCACATCAGCAACCTGCGGAAAAAACTGGGCAATGAAGACCCGCCCCGAATTGAAACCGTCAGGGGGTTGGGTTACAGCTATCGGGTGCCGGTGTGA
- a CDS encoding GNAT family N-acetyltransferase, with product MPEPGLQSLTIETCQSIGDIPQADWEKLAGRDNPFLRYEFFQALEQSGCTRAETGWQPCHLIFRTGGELAGFAPAYLKSHSMGEYVFDWAWADAYQRYGLDYYPKLLIAVPFTPSQGPRLLLNDTLREQLRAQRLHDLLDTLISHLGAHSWHLLFPDSADQALLQHDDQLHRIGCQFHWHNRRYKSFEDFLAELTSRKRKSIRKERRQVAEQGITFARFQGQDIPDHVLAAFYVFYQATYLKRGQRPYLNKRFFELVRETLPEHLHLTMAIRDGEMIAGALFLAGGETLYGRYWGCIDEYNHLHFETCYYQGIELAIELGLQHFDAGAQGEHKLVRGFEPVITHSWHGIAHPGFREAIEAFTEDEAEQVLGYFEEAGSLLPFREQNGD from the coding sequence ATGCCCGAACCCGGATTGCAGTCCCTGACCATTGAAACCTGCCAGTCCATTGGCGATATTCCCCAGGCTGACTGGGAGAAACTGGCAGGCAGGGATAATCCTTTTCTCCGCTATGAATTCTTTCAGGCTCTGGAGCAGTCTGGCTGCACCAGAGCTGAAACCGGTTGGCAACCCTGCCACCTGATCTTCCGGACTGGAGGTGAACTGGCCGGCTTCGCGCCCGCCTACCTGAAATCCCACTCCATGGGAGAGTATGTGTTTGACTGGGCCTGGGCCGATGCCTATCAACGCTATGGCCTGGATTATTACCCAAAGCTCCTGATTGCTGTTCCGTTTACCCCATCCCAGGGCCCGCGTTTACTCCTGAATGACACACTCCGCGAACAACTTCGCGCCCAGCGGCTTCACGACCTGCTGGACACATTGATTTCGCACCTGGGTGCTCACTCGTGGCACCTCCTGTTCCCGGACAGCGCAGACCAGGCACTCTTACAGCACGATGATCAGCTGCACCGGATTGGCTGTCAGTTTCACTGGCACAACCGTCGTTACAAGAGCTTCGAGGACTTCCTTGCGGAACTGACCTCCCGTAAGCGCAAATCCATCCGCAAGGAACGCAGACAAGTAGCAGAACAGGGCATCACCTTTGCCCGCTTTCAAGGCCAGGATATTCCAGATCATGTGCTCGCCGCTTTTTACGTGTTTTACCAGGCAACCTACCTGAAACGGGGACAGCGCCCTTACCTCAACAAACGCTTCTTCGAGTTGGTGCGCGAGACCCTGCCAGAGCACCTGCACCTGACCATGGCCATCCGTGACGGCGAGATGATTGCCGGCGCCCTTTTCCTGGCCGGAGGAGAAACGCTCTATGGTCGTTACTGGGGCTGTATTGACGAGTACAACCACCTGCATTTCGAAACCTGTTACTACCAGGGCATAGAGCTTGCCATCGAGCTTGGCCTCCAACATTTCGACGCGGGCGCCCAGGGCGAGCACAAGCTCGTACGCGGTTTCGAGCCGGTCATCACACACTCATGGCACGGCATTGCCCACCCTGGTTTCCGTGAAGCCATAGAGGCTTTCACGGAGGACGAAGCGGAACAGGTTCTGGGCTATTTTGAAGAGGCAGGTTCCCTTTTGCCATTTCGGGAACAGAACGGTGATTAG
- a CDS encoding dodecin, translated as MSDHHVYKKVEIVGSSKKSIEDAIENALEECGKSIRNMEWFEVVETRGHIVDGKVGHYQVVMKVGFRIKES; from the coding sequence ATGTCGGATCATCATGTTTACAAGAAAGTGGAAATAGTCGGCTCGTCCAAAAAGAGTATTGAAGACGCGATTGAAAATGCTCTCGAAGAATGTGGCAAAAGTATCCGTAATATGGAGTGGTTTGAGGTAGTGGAAACCCGCGGCCATATTGTTGATGGCAAGGTTGGTCACTACCAGGTCGTGATGAAAGTCGGCTTCCGGATTAAGGAGAGCTGA
- a CDS encoding DUF3750 domain-containing protein — protein MKRAFKYPAWLFGGLFLLLAGPLLLATSGSLQGAESWQTASRDSAGIAPRPEQFQEAIVQVYGARAWSWRGYFAVHTWIATKEKGASEYRVHEVTGWRRYVVNSRPGEPDRRWYGAEPELYADIRGGEAQKLIPAIYEAVKAYPYPTEYEAWPGPNSNTFIAWVIREVPGLEVALPSNAIGKDYLGNSVFAAVPGGAGYQLSLGGYFGLLAGVREGLELNILGLSLGVNPLALGIKLPGIGELGLRNTNPVYEATH, from the coding sequence ATGAAACGTGCCTTCAAGTACCCCGCCTGGTTGTTCGGCGGTCTTTTCCTGCTTCTGGCCGGCCCGTTGCTCCTCGCCACCAGCGGCAGCCTCCAGGGTGCGGAAAGCTGGCAAACCGCAAGCCGGGACAGCGCAGGGATTGCACCTCGCCCGGAACAGTTCCAGGAAGCCATTGTCCAGGTATACGGAGCGCGCGCCTGGAGCTGGCGAGGTTACTTCGCAGTTCATACATGGATTGCGACCAAGGAAAAGGGTGCCAGTGAGTATCGGGTACACGAGGTCACCGGATGGCGGCGTTATGTGGTGAATTCACGGCCAGGCGAGCCGGACAGGCGATGGTATGGCGCCGAACCCGAGCTCTATGCGGACATTCGTGGCGGAGAGGCCCAAAAACTGATTCCGGCCATCTATGAGGCTGTGAAAGCCTACCCCTACCCCACCGAGTACGAAGCCTGGCCCGGTCCGAACAGCAATACGTTTATTGCATGGGTGATACGTGAAGTACCGGGACTGGAGGTTGCATTGCCCAGCAATGCCATCGGCAAGGACTACCTTGGAAACAGTGTATTCGCTGCGGTTCCCGGCGGTGCTGGCTATCAGCTTTCACTGGGTGGCTATTTCGGATTGCTTGCGGGCGTTCGCGAAGGCCTGGAGCTGAACATTCTGGGCCTGTCACTGGGGGTAAACCCTCTGGCCCTCGGCATCAAGCTGCCCGGTATCGGCGAACTGGGTCTGCGCAACACCAACCCTGTGTATGAGGCCACTCACTAG
- a CDS encoding AzlD family protein: MTIETSTAGVLALIAIMASVTLVTRFGGVFIMSFLRISPRIESFINTMASSVLIAIVVPMAFSGDAGAIAALSVTTVTMLALRKPLPAISAGIAAAGLVRYLF; encoded by the coding sequence ATGACCATTGAAACCTCAACAGCCGGTGTTCTGGCCCTGATTGCCATCATGGCTTCCGTCACCCTGGTGACCCGCTTTGGTGGCGTATTCATTATGTCTTTCCTGCGGATAAGCCCCCGCATCGAGAGCTTCATCAATACCATGGCCAGTTCGGTGCTGATCGCCATTGTCGTGCCCATGGCTTTCTCGGGTGACGCGGGTGCGATTGCCGCGCTGTCTGTTACTACCGTCACCATGCTGGCGCTCAGGAAACCGTTGCCGGCGATTAGTGCCGGCATAGCGGCGGCCGGCTTGGTACGTTACCTGTTTTAG
- a CDS encoding AzlC family ABC transporter permease, with the protein MSVASYSYQLQSQKIRQEFVRLFPISLFVVAFGAAFGLAATQSGLLPLEALLMSITVFAGASQFAATDMWGSEVSILPLMAVVFAINSRHLLMGASLYPMLKDLTPGKRYGLLLLLTDANWAVSAQDYQNGKRNLEVILGGGLVLWLAWIVGTWLGVYFGGLLQNPKSLGLDMVLGCFMLAMALGGKKSPRVLVAWTVAALASLAAWKWLPPNTHVVAGALAGGLVGYFWLDKKPINAAAEGDDA; encoded by the coding sequence ATGTCTGTCGCTTCCTATTCTTACCAACTGCAATCGCAAAAGATCCGTCAGGAATTTGTGCGGCTTTTTCCCATCTCCCTGTTTGTGGTGGCGTTTGGTGCTGCGTTCGGTTTGGCGGCTACCCAAAGTGGCCTGCTCCCGCTGGAAGCATTGCTGATGAGCATCACGGTGTTCGCCGGCGCCTCGCAGTTCGCTGCCACGGATATGTGGGGAAGTGAGGTCTCGATCCTCCCATTGATGGCTGTTGTGTTTGCCATCAACTCCCGGCATTTGCTCATGGGCGCGTCTTTGTACCCCATGCTGAAAGATCTTACTCCGGGCAAACGGTATGGTCTGCTGTTGCTGCTAACGGACGCGAACTGGGCAGTATCCGCCCAGGATTACCAGAACGGGAAGCGAAATCTGGAAGTCATTCTGGGTGGCGGGCTGGTGCTCTGGCTGGCCTGGATTGTCGGAACCTGGCTTGGGGTCTACTTTGGCGGACTGCTACAGAACCCCAAGAGCCTCGGGCTGGATATGGTGCTGGGCTGCTTTATGCTGGCGATGGCCCTCGGTGGCAAAAAATCCCCCCGGGTTCTGGTTGCCTGGACGGTGGCGGCGCTGGCGTCCCTGGCAGCATGGAAATGGTTACCACCGAATACCCATGTTGTGGCGGGTGCCCTCGCCGGCGGCTTGGTCGGGTACTTCTGGCTGGACAAAAAACCGATTAATGCCGCGGCCGAGGGAGACGATGCATGA